One genomic region from Silvibacterium dinghuense encodes:
- a CDS encoding YcbK family protein, which translates to MKSADACAAGSLFCKARKIRFFRCLVFGAAIAAFLLGTANAHARTLHRHPRFHAVMHMLFDTPLPSDGLMPLLPDSLPTAGKPYELKLTRQEDGQSIDVVYRIGDIYIPQALDALNRFLHDTHNGEVASYDPRTFDVLHTILVALGKSSDAVDILSAYRTQQTNDWLREQGGTNAAEHSQHIVAKALDIRVPGVSANILRDAALSLHAGGVGYYPRSQFVHVDVGPVRQWTYSPHERYTRGGHDRHAHARIRHAS; encoded by the coding sequence ATGAAGTCTGCCGATGCGTGCGCTGCCGGCAGCCTTTTCTGCAAAGCACGGAAAATACGGTTTTTCAGGTGCCTCGTCTTCGGCGCCGCCATCGCTGCATTTCTACTCGGCACGGCCAATGCGCATGCCCGGACGCTGCATCGCCATCCGCGATTCCACGCCGTCATGCATATGCTGTTCGATACCCCGCTGCCCAGCGACGGCCTGATGCCCCTGCTGCCGGACTCTCTTCCGACCGCCGGCAAGCCCTATGAGCTGAAGCTCACCCGGCAGGAAGACGGCCAGAGCATCGACGTCGTTTACCGCATCGGCGATATCTATATTCCCCAGGCGCTGGATGCGCTGAACCGGTTTCTCCACGACACCCACAACGGCGAGGTGGCGAGCTACGATCCGCGCACCTTTGACGTGCTGCACACGATCCTCGTGGCGCTGGGCAAATCGTCGGATGCCGTAGATATTCTGTCGGCCTACCGCACGCAGCAGACGAATGACTGGCTGCGCGAGCAGGGCGGCACCAACGCCGCCGAGCACTCCCAGCACATCGTGGCCAAGGCGCTGGATATCCGCGTGCCCGGCGTCTCGGCCAATATCCTGCGCGATGCCGCGCTCTCCCTGCATGCCGGAGGCGTGGGCTACTATCCGCGCAGCCAGTTCGTGCATGTGGATGTGGGCCCGGTTCGCCAGTGGACCTATTCCCCGCACGAGCGCTATACCCGCGGCGGCCATGACCGGCACGCCCATGCGCGCATCAGACACGCCAGCTAG
- the htpG gene encoding molecular chaperone HtpG: protein MSKQQFQTEVSQLLQLIVHSLYSHPEIFLRELISNSSDALDKLRHLTLVDEKYKALIGTSIAAPRIDLDLNEARKTLTLSDTGIGMNEEDLVSHLGTIARSGTRNFLAQLSGDAKKDSNLIGQFGVGFYSVFMVADKVEVFSRKAGEDKTWKWTSDGKTGFELEEASGAEARSTAGTTVLIHFNEEGAQYANGWRLQEIVKKYSNHIAFPIFLTYEKSEWNEETKTSEKTRVTEQVNAASAMWQRPKSELTDEDYKEFYKSITGDWEDPLFWFHTRAEGTYEYTTLFYIPAKAPMDLYQADYKGGIKLYVKRVFIMDDSKELLPQYLRFVRGIIDSEDLPLNVSREILQQNKVLNTIKTASVKKILSELKSIATNDKEKYAQFIAEYNRPLKEGVYGDFANRDTLLDLVRFKSTSVDGLTSLADAKARMQPEQKALYYITGGSESMLRNSPLLEIYKKKGIEVLILDDDIDEIVFSTVPQYDGVDFKSVNKSGAGEDLKDESTPEETAEKTEALKPLLEKIKATLGEAVKEVRASARLAESPSVIVSDEDEPSARMRQMMQAMGQKGMPEPQPTLEINPDHEIIRKLLSDPGNSKVEDAAWLLFDQALLLEGVPLKDPATFVQRLNRVLNQSI from the coding sequence ATGTCCAAGCAGCAATTTCAGACAGAAGTCTCCCAGCTCCTGCAGCTGATCGTTCATTCGCTCTACTCTCACCCGGAGATCTTTCTCCGCGAGCTCATCTCCAACTCCTCCGACGCGCTCGACAAGCTCCGCCACCTCACGCTCGTCGATGAGAAGTACAAGGCCCTCATCGGCACCAGCATCGCCGCGCCGCGCATCGATCTCGACCTCAACGAAGCCCGGAAAACCCTCACCCTTTCCGATACCGGCATCGGCATGAACGAGGAAGACCTCGTCTCGCACCTCGGCACCATCGCTCGCTCCGGAACCAGGAACTTCCTCGCCCAGCTTTCCGGTGACGCGAAGAAGGACTCGAACCTCATCGGCCAGTTCGGCGTCGGCTTCTACTCGGTCTTCATGGTCGCCGACAAGGTCGAAGTCTTCTCGCGCAAGGCCGGGGAAGACAAAACCTGGAAGTGGACCTCCGACGGCAAGACCGGCTTCGAGCTCGAAGAGGCTTCAGGCGCGGAAGCCCGCAGCACCGCCGGCACCACCGTCCTCATTCACTTCAACGAAGAGGGTGCGCAGTACGCCAACGGCTGGCGCCTGCAGGAGATCGTCAAGAAGTATTCCAACCACATCGCCTTCCCCATCTTCCTCACCTACGAGAAGAGCGAGTGGAACGAAGAGACGAAGACCTCCGAGAAGACCCGCGTCACCGAGCAGGTGAACGCCGCCAGCGCCATGTGGCAGCGTCCCAAGTCCGAGCTCACCGACGAGGACTACAAGGAGTTCTACAAGTCCATCACCGGCGACTGGGAAGATCCGCTCTTCTGGTTCCACACCCGCGCCGAAGGCACCTACGAATACACCACGCTCTTCTACATCCCGGCCAAGGCCCCCATGGACCTCTACCAGGCCGATTACAAGGGCGGCATCAAGCTGTATGTGAAGCGCGTCTTCATCATGGATGACTCGAAGGAGCTGCTGCCGCAGTATCTCCGCTTCGTGCGCGGCATCATCGACTCCGAAGACCTGCCGCTCAACGTCTCGCGCGAGATCCTGCAGCAGAACAAGGTCCTCAACACGATCAAGACCGCGAGCGTGAAGAAGATCCTCTCCGAGCTGAAGTCGATCGCCACGAACGACAAGGAGAAGTACGCGCAGTTCATCGCCGAGTACAACCGTCCGCTCAAGGAAGGCGTCTACGGCGACTTCGCCAACCGCGACACGCTGCTCGACCTCGTCCGCTTCAAGTCGACCAGCGTCGATGGCCTCACCTCGCTCGCCGATGCGAAGGCGCGCATGCAGCCGGAGCAGAAGGCGCTCTATTACATCACCGGCGGCAGCGAGAGCATGCTGCGCAACTCGCCGCTGCTCGAGATCTACAAGAAGAAGGGCATCGAAGTCCTCATCCTCGACGACGACATCGATGAGATCGTCTTCTCGACCGTGCCGCAGTACGACGGAGTCGACTTCAAGTCGGTGAACAAGTCCGGCGCCGGAGAAGACCTCAAGGACGAGTCCACGCCGGAGGAGACCGCAGAGAAGACCGAAGCGCTCAAGCCGCTGCTCGAGAAGATCAAGGCCACACTCGGCGAAGCGGTCAAGGAAGTCCGCGCCTCGGCACGCCTCGCCGAAAGCCCCTCCGTGATCGTCTCCGACGAGGACGAGCCCAGCGCCCGCATGCGCCAGATGATGCAGGCCATGGGTCAGAAGGGTATGCCCGAGCCGCAGCCCACGCTCGAGATCAACCCCGATCACGAGATCATCCGCAAGCTGCTCTCCGACCCCGGCAACAGCAAGGTGGAAGACGCCGCATGGCTGCTCTTCGACCAGGCGCTGCTGCTCGAAGGCGTGCCGCTCAAGGACCCGGCAACCTTCGTCCAGCGCCTCAACCGCGTGCTGAACCAGTCGATTTAG
- the ruvX gene encoding Holliday junction resolvase RuvX, whose product MQNGRVLALDVGKVRIGVAITDPLGYTAQPLITLWRKTPGEDMRNLLRLIRKHEVTEIVIGNPLHLSGDVSPWAAKVQALAETLRERSALPVHLWDERLTSVAAHELLDEAGSSKDRHERKHIIDQVAATLILKGWMEAQHK is encoded by the coding sequence ATGCAGAACGGCCGCGTCCTCGCGCTCGATGTCGGCAAGGTGCGCATCGGCGTTGCTATCACCGACCCGCTTGGCTACACCGCGCAGCCGCTGATCACCCTTTGGCGCAAGACTCCCGGCGAGGACATGCGCAACCTGCTGCGCCTCATCCGCAAGCATGAAGTCACGGAGATCGTCATCGGCAACCCGCTCCATCTCTCCGGCGATGTGAGCCCCTGGGCCGCGAAGGTGCAGGCTCTCGCCGAAACGCTGCGCGAGCGCTCCGCGCTTCCCGTGCATCTGTGGGACGAGCGCCTCACCTCCGTCGCCGCGCACGAGCTTCTCGACGAGGCCGGCAGCAGTAAAGATCGCCACGAGCGCAAACACATCATCGACCAGGTCGCCGCCACGCTGATCCTCAAAGGCTGGATGGAAGCCCAACACAAGTAA
- a CDS encoding tetratricopeptide repeat protein produces MNENKPTGIQHIPAATGLALGGSRSSLVARARRDASAAAANPHYQQAVADYNAGNIAAAAAGFQLAAEQGHAEAQYMLSTLYDAGHGLPQDNAQAAHWERKAAEQGHAYAQANLSFRYYAAGDFPEAFQWCQRAAHAKLAWAQYHVGLMYRKGEGIAQSNAEAAHWYRLAATQNFPEAQQKLAELYYFGQGVPRSYTQAAQWYRQAAANGNAEAQFQLGHLYAIGQGVEHDYTQSRHWIRQAAQQGHEQAIRELKRREYRDP; encoded by the coding sequence ATGAACGAGAACAAGCCCACAGGCATCCAGCACATCCCCGCGGCAACAGGTCTCGCGCTCGGCGGCTCGCGCTCGAGCCTCGTCGCCCGCGCCCGCCGCGACGCATCCGCTGCGGCCGCAAACCCGCACTACCAGCAGGCTGTGGCCGACTACAACGCCGGAAACATCGCCGCCGCAGCCGCAGGCTTCCAGCTGGCCGCCGAACAGGGCCACGCCGAAGCGCAGTACATGTTAAGTACTTTGTATGATGCAGGCCATGGCCTTCCCCAGGACAACGCCCAGGCCGCACACTGGGAGCGCAAGGCCGCCGAGCAGGGTCACGCCTACGCGCAGGCCAACCTGAGTTTTCGTTACTACGCGGCCGGAGATTTCCCCGAAGCCTTCCAATGGTGCCAGCGCGCCGCACACGCGAAGCTCGCCTGGGCGCAGTACCACGTCGGCCTCATGTATCGAAAGGGCGAAGGCATCGCGCAGAGCAACGCGGAAGCCGCGCACTGGTATCGCCTCGCCGCCACGCAGAATTTTCCCGAAGCACAGCAGAAGCTGGCCGAGCTGTATTACTTCGGCCAGGGCGTGCCGCGCAGCTACACGCAGGCCGCGCAGTGGTATCGCCAGGCCGCGGCCAACGGTAACGCAGAAGCCCAGTTCCAGCTCGGTCATCTCTACGCCATAGGGCAGGGCGTCGAGCACGACTACACGCAGTCACGCCACTGGATCAGGCAGGCCGCGCAGCAGGGCCACGAGCAGGCCATCCGCGAGCTCAAGCGCCGCGAGTATCGCGACCCATAG
- a CDS encoding DHA2 family efflux MFS transporter permease subunit — translation MEESTKLIWKVGAVAVLGSLMAQMDATVVNVALPALVMSLRSSLATIQWVISGYLLALALMLPLNAWLVERMGARALYLWCFAAFTLFSGLCGLAWSTPSLIAFRVVQGASGGLMAPLAQMMMARVAGRNMARVFGYVSMPILLGPVVGPVLAGAILMHGSWRWLFFFNLPLGVLGLALAFVFLPREREAAQRRPFDFAGFLLLSPGLVVFLYGAEYFRERMGQAALALAVLLLAGFFRVAVHKQERAIVDLQLFRSRVFSAAAVAQFIGNGLMFAGQMLVPVYLIRLCGRTEAATGWMMASLGLGMMCTFPLMGAFTERFGIRRLAAGGAVLALAGTLPLVYLAGHMLSIAVLVAALFLRGAGLSAVGLPSVTGAYSSVRKEELPMATTSMNIVQRLGGPTLTTVCATVLAWRMTAGLPAQAFVASFALLSILHAVLALATLRLPLRVEPQQQS, via the coding sequence TTGGAGGAGAGCACGAAGCTGATCTGGAAGGTGGGCGCGGTGGCGGTGCTGGGCTCGCTGATGGCGCAGATGGATGCGACGGTGGTCAACGTGGCGCTGCCCGCGCTGGTTATGAGCCTGCGCAGCAGTCTGGCGACGATCCAGTGGGTGATCAGCGGCTATCTGCTGGCGCTGGCCCTGATGCTGCCGCTGAATGCGTGGCTGGTGGAGCGCATGGGCGCGCGGGCGCTCTACCTGTGGTGCTTCGCGGCCTTCACGCTCTTCTCCGGGCTGTGCGGCCTGGCGTGGTCGACACCTTCGTTGATCGCGTTCCGCGTGGTGCAGGGCGCGAGCGGCGGACTGATGGCTCCGCTGGCGCAGATGATGATGGCGCGCGTGGCGGGCAGGAATATGGCGCGGGTCTTCGGCTATGTCTCGATGCCGATCCTGCTGGGGCCGGTGGTGGGCCCGGTGCTGGCGGGCGCGATCCTAATGCACGGCTCATGGCGATGGCTATTTTTCTTCAACCTGCCGCTGGGCGTGCTGGGACTGGCGCTGGCCTTCGTGTTTCTTCCTCGTGAGCGCGAAGCCGCGCAGAGACGGCCCTTCGATTTCGCGGGATTTCTTCTGCTCTCGCCTGGACTGGTGGTGTTTCTCTATGGCGCGGAGTACTTTCGCGAGCGTATGGGGCAGGCCGCGCTGGCGCTGGCGGTGCTGCTGCTGGCGGGTTTCTTCCGCGTGGCCGTGCACAAGCAGGAGCGGGCCATCGTCGATCTGCAGCTCTTTCGCAGCAGGGTGTTTTCGGCGGCTGCGGTCGCGCAGTTCATCGGCAACGGGCTGATGTTCGCGGGGCAGATGCTGGTGCCGGTTTACCTGATCCGGCTGTGTGGCAGGACCGAGGCGGCGACGGGCTGGATGATGGCCTCGTTGGGCCTGGGCATGATGTGCACCTTTCCGCTGATGGGCGCGTTTACCGAGCGTTTCGGCATCCGCAGGCTTGCGGCGGGCGGCGCAGTGCTGGCGCTGGCTGGCACGCTGCCGCTGGTGTACCTGGCCGGGCATATGTTGTCGATTGCGGTGCTGGTTGCAGCGCTGTTTTTGCGCGGAGCGGGCCTGAGCGCGGTGGGTCTGCCTTCGGTGACGGGCGCCTACAGCTCGGTGCGCAAGGAAGAGCTGCCCATGGCGACGACCTCGATGAACATTGTGCAGCGGCTGGGCGGCCCTACGCTGACGACGGTGTGCGCAACGGTGCTTGCGTGGAGGATGACGGCGGGTTTGCCTGCGCAGGCGTTCGTAGCATCGTTTGCGTTGTTAAGTATTCTGCATGCGGTGCTGGCGCTGGCGACGTTGCGGCTGCCGTTGCGGGTGGAGCCGCAACAGCAGAGCTGA
- the purU gene encoding formyltetrahydrofolate deformylase: MTKAVLLLECPDRKGLVAAIMNFLVAEYDANILHAGQHQDAELGRFFMRVEFECEDHLLHERVFEQRFTRIADEYRMRWQLAESHRRLRVCLFVSQHLHCLADLLQRHKAGELECEIALVIGNHPDGEALTNFYGIPFYTLPVRGNKAAVEEEQQRLLREHRVDLVVLARYMQILSSEFVEQWPARIINVHHSFLPAFIGSKPYHAAFARGVKLIGATSHYVTADLDEGPIIDQDVTRVTQGDTIPDLIRKGRDLERVVLSRAVRWHLEHRILHYDNKTVIFD, encoded by the coding sequence ATGACGAAAGCTGTGCTTCTGCTTGAGTGTCCTGACCGCAAGGGTTTGGTTGCGGCGATCATGAACTTTCTTGTGGCCGAGTATGACGCGAACATTCTGCATGCCGGCCAGCACCAGGATGCCGAGCTGGGCCGCTTCTTCATGCGGGTGGAGTTCGAGTGCGAGGATCACCTGTTGCACGAGCGTGTCTTCGAGCAGCGCTTTACGCGCATCGCCGACGAGTACCGCATGCGCTGGCAGCTTGCCGAGTCGCACCGGCGGCTGCGGGTGTGCCTGTTCGTTTCGCAGCACCTGCACTGCCTGGCGGACCTGCTGCAGCGGCATAAGGCGGGCGAGCTGGAGTGCGAGATCGCGCTGGTGATCGGGAACCATCCGGACGGCGAGGCGCTGACGAATTTTTACGGGATTCCCTTTTACACGCTGCCGGTGCGCGGCAATAAGGCCGCGGTCGAGGAAGAGCAGCAGCGCCTGCTGCGCGAGCATCGCGTGGACCTGGTGGTGCTGGCGCGGTACATGCAGATTCTGTCGAGCGAATTTGTCGAGCAGTGGCCGGCGCGGATCATCAATGTGCATCACTCGTTTCTGCCGGCGTTCATCGGCTCGAAGCCGTACCACGCGGCATTTGCGCGCGGGGTGAAGCTGATCGGCGCAACAAGCCACTATGTGACGGCGGACCTCGATGAAGGGCCGATCATCGACCAGGATGTGACGCGGGTGACGCAGGGGGATACGATTCCGGACCTGATCCGCAAGGGCCGCGACCTGGAGCGCGTGGTGCTCTCGCGCGCGGTGCGCTGGCATTTGGAGCATCGCATCCTGCACTACGACAACAAG